The following DNA comes from Alienimonas californiensis.
CGGCAACAGCGTGGGGGCGGCGTTCGCGATGCTCGTGCTGGGGGCCGGCACGACGCTCGGCCTGCTGGCCTGGGCCTGGCGGACGTACGGCCTTGGCCGGACCGCGGCGCTGCTCGGCGCCGTCGCCGGGGTCACGTTGGCGCTGTCGTACGGCATCGACCGCCCGCTGCGGCCGGCCGGCGCCGAGGAGGGCGGCCACACCCACGCCTTCGACGGCTACACCGCCCCCTTCGCCGCAACCTCTCCGCCGGCGGACCCGTGGGCGCGGGCCTGGACCGAACTGGTCGACGGGGCGGAGGTGCATGAACGGTACGCCCTGGTCGCCCTGGCGGCGTTCGTCCTGATGGGATTGGCGCTGCGGGTCGCCGACCGCCCCGGCCGCGTCGAAGCTTGGCTGGAACGCCCGCCGGCCGAAGACGCCGAGGCCCAACCGATCGGCCGGTTCGACGTCGCCCTGCCGGCCCCCGTGCTCGGCGGCGTGGCGCTGGTCGGGCTGGCGGCGATCAGCGTGCTGGGCTGCTTCACCTACTACCCCCCGCCCGGCGAGTGCCTGGACGACCTGAACGTGATGCAGACCGAAGCCCTCATCGCGGCGAACACCGGCGACGCGGCCCGGGCCGCGGAGTTCATCCCGGTCTGCGAGGACTGGGCGAAGCGGGCGCAGGTCGGCTACGTGCTGCGGAACGGCCCGGCCGGCGAGTTCCGCGAACTGCGGACCGCCCTCTACCTGGATCGCCTGGAACTGCTGGAGCACGAACTGGCCCACCAGGCCGCCGAGTCGAAGCTCGACGACCCCGCCGAACAGGCGATCCGGCGGGAGCTGGTCGGCCGGATCGGCCGCAGCTTCGGCCGCCTGCGACAGGCCTACGACCCCGACCGGAACTGACGACGCATGCTCATCGCCCGCCGCCCGACCGGGTCCGCCGGTCCGTCGCCGTCCGCACGACCGGCGTTGCCGCTGCCGTGCCGCGCCTATATCGTGCCGCAGGCCGTCCCGTGGGGCGGCGTTCGTTCGCCACTGCGCCCGCCCGTGCCGAAAGCCGCTCGCACCGACGCCCCCACCGTCCCGCCCGAGGAGGAGTTGCGGGGGCGGTTACGGGAGACCGGCTTGCGGGTCACCCCCGCCCGGCTGGCGTTGATGAAGGAACTGGCCGGCGCCGGCGTGCCGCTGTCGCACGGCGAGGTCGTGGACCGGATGCGGCCCCCGGAATCGTCCGGCCGCGGCAGGAAGAAGGACGCGGACGCCGAGGCTCCCCGCCGGTTCGATCAGTCCACGCTGTTCCGCGGGCTGACGGACCTGTCGGAAGCCGGCCTGCTGGCCAAGCTGGACCTCGGGGACGCGGTCCGCCGCTACGAATGGCTGCCGGCCGAGGGCGACGCCGCCGTGCACCCGCACCACGTCTGCACCGCGTGCGGCCGGATCGTCTGTTTGGAAGGCTTCGCGCTGAAGCTCACGCCGTCCAAGGGGACGGCCCGGGAGCAGGTGGGGACGATCGGCGAAGTCGTGCTCCGCGGCCTGTGCGGCGACTGCGAAGCCGCCGCCGCCTGAGGCGTCCGGTCTTCCTGCCCCGTGGGCTGAAGGGACGAGGGCTGAAGGGACGAGGGCTGAAGCGGCGGGGGCGGAGCGGGCGATGCGGGCCGCCCGCCCGGCCTTTCTGCAAAAAGTTTGCAAGAAGGGCGGCCCCGGGGGTTGCCGGCCGCCGCGGCCTCGTGTCAGATGCAAGTTGATTGCGTCTGTGCGGACACGGCGACGCGAGTCGCCGGCCGCGGCGCCGTTCGGCGGGCGCTGGAACGCCTCCGTCGGCCGCCGCTTCTGAACTCCCGATTTTCCGCCGGCGCGCCCGGCGACGCCCCCGGTCTGCGCGCCGCGGGGCGTTCCCCCCTTGGAGAAGCCGATGTCGCTTCACGACCGCCGGGAGAGAGCCCGCCCCGGCTTCACCCTCATCGAATTATTGGTGGTAATTGCCATCATTGCGATCCTCGTCTCCCTGCTGCTCCCCGCGGTGCAGCAGGCCCGCGAAGCCGCCCGCCGCAGTCAGTGTTTAAATAACCTCAAGCAACTCGGGCTGGCCCTGCACAATTACGAGAGCACGTACCAGCGGTTCCCGCCGGGCGGCTGGGACTCCTACAACAGCTTTTCGCAGCAGGCCCAGCTTCTGCCGTACCTCGACGCGGAGCCGCTCTCGAAGTCGATTTCCTTCGAGGACCCGCTGATGGATCCGGCGCTGCCGGCGTACGCGACCAAGCTGAACGAACCGCAGCGGGAGGCGGCCGGGACCGTGGTCGCCACGTTCCTCTGCCCCAGCGACGGGGAGCCGCCGTTGTTCACCGACGAGGAGGGCGACGTCTGGGCCGCCACGAATTACTTCCTGAACGTGGGCTCCGGCGTCGGCAAGAATTATTACGAAAGCAATCCGGACACCGACGGCCTGTTCTGGCGGGGGTCGCACACCGGCTTCCGCTCCGCCCGGGACGGGACCACGCAGACGCTCGTGGCGACCGAGACGCTGCTCGGCCGCCGCGGCGAACGCACGACGGAACTGCTGGACGCCCAACGGCAGATGGCCCGCCCGAGCATCGGCGGGGCGCCGGGCGGCCCGACCGGCGAAGCCCTGTACGCCGCCGCCGGCTCGGCGACCTCCTTCGACGGCGGGCGGGCCGTCTCCTGGATCCGCGGGCTGGGCTACAACGTTTACGTCGACGGCTATCTCACGCCCAACAACGACGTCCCGGACGTCGCCCACCACGGGAGCGGTCTCATCGGCGCCCGCAGCGCCCACCCGGGGTCGGTCAACGTCCTGCTGCTGGACGGCAGCGCCCGGGGCGTGTCGGAGGGCGTCCGGCAGGAGACCTGGCGGGCCCTGTTCAGCCGCAACGGCGGCGAAGTGATCGACGAGTTCTGAGGGCGCCGGCCGGCCGCCGTTCACGCCGTCGCCCGCTCCGCGGCTCCCTGTTCGTTCCGTTTCCCCCCCGCACTCCCGCGATCCCATGTCGCTCGCCGCCGCTCCGAACCTTGCCGATCCCTGTGAAGAAGCCTGTTGCCGTCACGCCCCAACGGACCTGTTCGGCATCGTCTGTTCCGTCGGGTGCGGAATTCATTGCGCCGCCATGCCGCTGTTGATCGCCGCGGCGCCGGCGGTCGGCGGGTCGTGGCTGGGCGGGGAGGCGGCGCATCTTGTGCTGCTTCCGTTGTGCGCGGGGGCGGCGTTCTGGTCGATGCGTTCGGGCGTGCGGCGGCACGGGCGGCGGTCGGTTCCGTGGATCGCGGCGGCCGGGGTCTCGCTGCTCGCCGCGGGGGTCGCCGTCCCGTCGCTGCTGAATGACGGCTCCGCGGGCGAGGCCGCCGGGGGCGGGGCCGGAGCCTGCTCGGCCGCCTGTTGCCAATCGACCGCGATTGCCTCGCCGGAGGACGGCCCGGCCGCCGCGGTCGTTCGCTTCGCCGTCCCGTTCCTGACGCCCCTCGGCGGCGGGCTGCTTGTGCTCGCCCATCTGGTCAATCTGTTCGCCGCCCCCGCCCGTCGGCGGCCGGTCCACATTCCTGAACCGCAAACAACAATGCCCGCTCTCGCCCGTTCCGGCGCCGTCCTCGTCCTCGCCTGCTGCGGGACGACCGCACACGCGGCGGACGGGTCCTGGTCCGACTTTCGCGGCGGCGGCGCCAGCGTCGCGGACGCCGCCGATCTGCCGTTGAACTGGTCCCCGGAGGACGGGGTGGCGTGGTCGGTCGAGCTGCCGGGGGTGGGGCAGTCCTCGCCGGTCGTGTTCGGGGACCGGGCCTACGTCACTTTCGTGGAGGGGCCGAACAAGGAGGCCGTGGGCGTCGCCGCCCTGAGCGTCGCGACGGGCGAGACGCTGTGGACGCAGCGGTTCGACGCCGCCCGCACCAGCCCGAACGACTTCATGCACGGCCGGGCCGCGCCCACGCCGGCGGCGGACGGGGCCGGCGTGGTCGCCTTCTTCGCCTCCGGCGATCTGATCGCTCTCACCCCCGACGGCACGAAGCGCTGGCGGCGGAACCTGTGGGAGGAGTTCGGCCCCTTCGAGAACAACCACGATCTCGGGACCAGCCCCGCCCAGGACGCCGAGCGCCTCCTTCTGCAACTGGACCACGGCGGCCCGTCGCTGCTGCTGGCGGTCTCCAAGGCCGACGGACAAACGGCTTGGACTGCGGAGCGGGAGCCGCGGACGAGCTTCACCTCCCCGGTCGTCGCCGAGATCGCCGGCACTGCCCAAGTGGTGTGCAGTTCGAACGGCTCGGTCGACGGCTACGACGCGGCGACGGGGGCGAAATTGTGGAGCCTCGACGGGCTGACGGGCAACACAATTCCCTCGCCGGTCGTCGTGGGGAACCGGGTGTACGTCGGGGCAAAACCCGGCCGCGGAAACACGGACGTGGCCGCCGCACAGGAGTCGAACTGCTGCGTCGAGGTGAGCCGCACGCCGGCGGGGGACTGGACCGCCGAACTCCTTTGGCGGGCGAACCGCACGCTGAGCCACTACTCCAGCCCGCTGGTCCACCGCGGGCGGTGCTATTACCTGAACAACGTGGGCGTGCTGGCCTGCTTCGACGCGGAGACCGGCGACCTGCTCCACCGCGGCCGGCTGGGCTTTGAAAGTTGGGCCACGCCGATCGGCGCCGGCGACCGCGTGTACTGC
Coding sequences within:
- a CDS encoding MerC family mercury resistance protein — translated: MSLAAAPNLADPCEEACCRHAPTDLFGIVCSVGCGIHCAAMPLLIAAAPAVGGSWLGGEAAHLVLLPLCAGAAFWSMRSGVRRHGRRSVPWIAAAGVSLLAAGVAVPSLLNDGSAGEAAGGGAGACSAACCQSTAIASPEDGPAAAVVRFAVPFLTPLGGGLLVLAHLVNLFAAPARRRPVHIPEPQTTMPALARSGAVLVLACCGTTAHAADGSWSDFRGGGASVADAADLPLNWSPEDGVAWSVELPGVGQSSPVVFGDRAYVTFVEGPNKEAVGVAALSVATGETLWTQRFDAARTSPNDFMHGRAAPTPAADGAGVVAFFASGDLIALTPDGTKRWRRNLWEEFGPFENNHDLGTSPAQDAERLLLQLDHGGPSLLLAVSKADGQTAWTAEREPRTSFTSPVVAEIAGTAQVVCSSNGSVDGYDAATGAKLWSLDGLTGNTIPSPVVVGNRVYVGAKPGRGNTDVAAAQESNCCVEVSRTPAGDWTAELLWRANRTLSHYSSPLVHRGRCYYLNNVGVLACFDAETGDLLHRGRLGFESWATPIGAGDRVYCFGRGGECAVLAAADDFELLAENRLWSPEASGETAAEAPPQPPADGAGADDESDGRPGAGGYDGPFVYGAAPVAGGFLLRTETRLYRVGAATPTP
- a CDS encoding Fur family transcriptional regulator, with product MPKAARTDAPTVPPEEELRGRLRETGLRVTPARLALMKELAGAGVPLSHGEVVDRMRPPESSGRGRKKDADAEAPRRFDQSTLFRGLTDLSEAGLLAKLDLGDAVRRYEWLPAEGDAAVHPHHVCTACGRIVCLEGFALKLTPSKGTAREQVGTIGEVVLRGLCGDCEAAAA
- a CDS encoding DUF1559 domain-containing protein, which gives rise to MSLHDRRERARPGFTLIELLVVIAIIAILVSLLLPAVQQAREAARRSQCLNNLKQLGLALHNYESTYQRFPPGGWDSYNSFSQQAQLLPYLDAEPLSKSISFEDPLMDPALPAYATKLNEPQREAAGTVVATFLCPSDGEPPLFTDEEGDVWAATNYFLNVGSGVGKNYYESNPDTDGLFWRGSHTGFRSARDGTTQTLVATETLLGRRGERTTELLDAQRQMARPSIGGAPGGPTGEALYAAAGSATSFDGGRAVSWIRGLGYNVYVDGYLTPNNDVPDVAHHGSGLIGARSAHPGSVNVLLLDGSARGVSEGVRQETWRALFSRNGGEVIDEF
- a CDS encoding permease — protein: MTAEQFHAALVGGLLRAAEALCEASPFLMCGLIVAAVFRRLVGHAGVRTLFGDDSRTGLLRAWAVGMLLPVDALGVLPVIRELRKAGLKGGTILAFALSAPLFNPLSLLYGLTLSDPAAVLAFAVGSLIVVTSAGLLWDRLFPGTVAVEDPPPAPVQQGAKRLAAVAVAGAREASGGAVPLVLIALAGPLLLGIVVPKGFLSTAVNGENPFAPLVTTAVAIPAYASPMAAMGTVGSMFQHGNSVGAAFAMLVLGAGTTLGLLAWAWRTYGLGRTAALLGAVAGVTLALSYGIDRPLRPAGAEEGGHTHAFDGYTAPFAATSPPADPWARAWTELVDGAEVHERYALVALAAFVLMGLALRVADRPGRVEAWLERPPAEDAEAQPIGRFDVALPAPVLGGVALVGLAAISVLGCFTYYPPPGECLDDLNVMQTEALIAANTGDAARAAEFIPVCEDWAKRAQVGYVLRNGPAGEFRELRTALYLDRLELLEHELAHQAAESKLDDPAEQAIRRELVGRIGRSFGRLRQAYDPDRN